A genome region from Panicum virgatum strain AP13 chromosome 4K, P.virgatum_v5, whole genome shotgun sequence includes the following:
- the LOC120703392 gene encoding kanadaptin-like — translation MDPSMPPPPPRNPNPSSSTTSMPPPPPANPTSASMPPPPPPKPSPPPPQPEAESQAASSAAEVEGRAVPTPSSSMSPPPPPKPAPPAPQPEVEAGAEGSAGPSPSVSDSSAGDAPNPSGASSGDTEMEEAAAPPAERQRQQRPRAPYVIPEWSAAPDHPFFLEVLKDGSIVDQLDVAKKGAYMFGRIDMCDFVLEHPTVSRFHAVLQFKNDGKVFLYDLGSTHGSFINKSQVKQKLYTEIHVGDVIRFGQSSRLYIFQGPSELLPPEKDMQKLRDAKIRQDMLDREASILRAKTQAALAEGISWGMAEDAIEESAEDDADEITWQTYKGQLTDRQEKTRSKIVKRMEKIANMKKEIDAIRVKDISQGGLTQGQQTQIARNEQRISQIMEELDNLEETLNDSIRESVGARSGKSNRGSHKSSLEEEDPLSDDDEFYDRTKKNSSQKSNEQQSVETADSLLEKKDSITSNIENKKKLLEEEEHKLAQSSTADLGDDLDAYMSGLSSQLVHDKIAQIQKELSDLQAELDRVVYLLKIADPMGEAARRRDLKPREARTPASNDNPRPESKKQNKAVKATSAEEKPNDSSNETATNKPAKVETDVSKNQDNVSKPAFSMPKPQWLGDKRIIEPEENFINEEKADAEEPDNFVDYKDRKAILSNSGSGKELEEAAPGLILRKRKSSDQSASTETISSSVESEASVADAVALLLKHKRGLQTSEEMENVDEAHANKREGKKSKQKRVLGPARPDFLEAGPDSETWVPPEGQTGDGRTALNDRLGY, via the exons ATGGACCCTTccatgccgccgcctccgccgcgaaaCCCTAACCCCTCCTCCTCCACTACCTCcatgcctcctccaccgcccgcgAACCCCACATCCGCCTCCATGCCGCCCCCTCCGCCTCCCAagccctcgccgccaccgccgcagccgGAGGCGGAGTCCCAGGCGGCGTCAtccgcggcggaggtggaggggcGCGCTGtccccactccatcctcctctatgtcgccgcctccgcccccaaAACCCGCCCCGCCGGCACCGCagccggaggtggaggcgggggCTGAGGGCAGCGCTGGCCCTAGCCCTAGCGTGAGCGACTCGTCAGCGGGGGATGCGCCGAATCCCAGCGGGGCCTCCTCCGGCGACACCGAGATGGAGGAAGCGGCCGCGCCGCCAGCGGAGCGGCAGAGGCAAcagcggccgcgcgcgccgtaCGTCATCCCCGAGTGGAGCGCCGCGCCGGACCACCCATTCTTCCTCGAGGTGCTCAAGGACGGCAGCATCGTCGACCAGCTCGACGT GGCCAAGAAAGGAGCTTACATGTTTGGTCGGATTGATATGTGCGATTTTGTGCTTGAGCATCCAACTGTTTCTCGATTTCATGCCG TTCTGCAGTTTAAAAATGATGGGAAGGTTTTCCTTTATGACCTTGGAAGCACACATGGATCTTTTATCAACAAAAGTCAG GTCAAGCAGAAGTTGTACACAGAGATTCATGTTGGAGATGTAATTCGGTTTGGGCA ATCATCACGTCTATACATTTTTCAAGGACCATCTGAACTGCTGCCTCCG GAAAAAGACATGCAGAAGCTTCGGGATGCTAAGATTCGGCAAGATATGCTCGATCGTGAAGCTTCCATTTTACGTGCAAAAACTCAAGCAGCTTTAGCTGAGGGAATCTCATGGGGTATGGCAGAAGATGCAATTGAAGAATCTGCAGAG GATGATGCAGATGAAATCACTTGGCAAACCTACAAAGGTCAGCTTACTGATAGACAGGAGAAAACACGTAGCAAGATAGTAAAACGAATGGAAAAG ATTGCcaacatgaagaaagaaattgATGCAATAAGAGTTAAGGACATTTCTCAAGGCGGGCTAACCCAAGGTCAGCAAACACAGATAGCACGAAATGAACAACGGATATCTCAG ATTATGGAGGAGTTGGATAATCTAGAAGAAACTTTAAATGACAGCATACGTGAAAGTGTTGGTGCTCGTTCTGGAAAGTCAAATCGTGGTAGCCATAAATCAAGTCTTGAGGAAGAAGATCCCCTTAG CGATGACGATGAATTTTATGATCGGACAAAGAAGAATTCTAGTCAGAAATCCAATGAGCAACAATCAGTTGAGACTGCTGATAGTCTTCTTGAGAAAAAGGATTCCATCACCAGcaatattgaaaataaaaagaaattgcTTGAAGAAGAGGAGCATAAGCTGGCTCAGAGCAGTACTGCAGATCTTGGGGATGACCTTGATGCTTACATGAGTGGCTTATCATCTCAATTAG TACATGATAAGATTGCCCAAATTCAGAAGGAACTATCTGATCTTCAGGCTGAGCTGGACAGAGTAGTTTACCTTCTAAAAATAGCTGATCCTATGGGAGAAGCAGCTCGCAGGAGGGATCTAAAGCCTCGAGAAGCAAGAACCCCAGCATCTAATGATAATCCAAGGCCAGAATCcaagaaacaaaataaagctGTGAAGGCTACTTCAGCTGAGGAGAAGCCAAATGATTCTTCTAATGAGACAGCCACGAATAAGCCTGCTAAAGTAGAGACTGATGTCTCCAAAAACCAAGACAATGTGAGCAAACCTGCATTCTCCATGCCCAAACCTCAGTGGCTTGGTGATAAGAGGATCATAGAACCTGAAGAAAACTTCATAAATGAAGAAAAGGCGGATGCAGAGGAACCTGACAATTTTGTGGACTACAAAGATAGAAAAGCAATTCTTTCTAATTCAGGGAGTGGAAAGGAGCTTGAAGAGGCTGCTCCTGGGCTTATTTTACGGAAGAGAAAGTCCAGTGACCAATCAGCTTCCACCGAGACAATTTCATCTTCGGTTGAAAGTGAAGCATCAGTTGCTGATGCCGTGGCCCTTTTGCTTAAGCACAAACGAGGTCTACAAACTTCGGAAGAAATGGAGAATGTAGATGAAGCACATGCTAACAAAAGAGAAGGGAAGAAGTCAAAACAAAAACGGGTATTGGGTCCAGCGAGACCAGATTTCCTCGAAGCAGGACCAGATTCTGAAACATGGGTGCCACCTGAAG GTCAAACTGGTGATGGGCGCACTGCGTTGAATGACCGTTTGGGTTATTGA
- the LOC120701997 gene encoding biotin synthase, mitochondrial-like, with the protein AKEKNRNRLLQALGARHVSLTSGRGHRHSLPTHFSHTLPPVRLFPEVPPAPPTPACGVQPPAAAALLRPPSATLATRPSCAQRSLVAAAGGEPAAPGVLFALAGCWQPAPSSSRLAVMLLARTLRSRLRPPLSVAAAFSSAPASAAAAEAERAIRDGPRNDWSRPAIQAVYDSPLLDLLFHGAQVHRNVHKFREVQQCTLLSIKTGGCSEDCSYCPQSSRYDTGLKAQKLMNKDAVLEAAKKAKEAGSTRFCMGAAWRETIGRKTNFNQILEYVKEIRGMGMEVCCTLGMIEKQQAEELKKAGLTAYNHNLDTSREYYPNIITTRSYDDRLQTLQHVREAGISICSGGIIGLGEAEDDRVGLLHTLATLPTHPESVPINALVAVKGTPLEDQKPVEIWEMIRMIATARIVMPKAMVRLSAGRVRFSMPEQALCFLAGANSIFAGEKLLTTANNDFNADQAMFKILGLIPKAPSFGDEEAVAPAEAERPEQAASM; encoded by the exons gcaaaggaaaaaaatagaaatcgGCTCCTCCAGGCGCTGGGCGCGCGTCACGTGAGTCTCACGAGCGGACGCGGTCACCGTCACTCTCTCCCAACTCACTTCAGTCACACGCTCCCGCCCGTCCGCCTCTTCCCCGAAGTCCCCCCGGCCCCACCGACGCCTGCCTGCGGGGtccagccgccggcggcggccgcgctccTCCGTCCTCCCTCCGCGACGCTTGCGACCCGTCCGTCCTGCGCCCAGCGGTCCCTCGTGGCAGCAGCGGGGGGCGAGCCGGCGGCGCCCGGGGTCCTCTTTGCTCTCGCCGGCTGCTGGCAGCCCGCCCCCTCGTCGTCTAGACTGGCCGTGATGCTCCTGGCGCGCACCCTGCGCtcccgcctccgcccgccgctctccgtggcggcggcgttctccTCGGCGCCGGcatcggcggccgcggcggaggcggagcgagCGATACGGGACGGGCCCCGGAACGATTGGAGCAGGCCTGCGATCCAGGCCGTCTACGACTCCCCGCTCCTCGACCTCCTCTTCCACGGG GCTCAGGTCCACAGAAATGTGCACAAATTTAGAGAAGTGCAGCAATGCACACTTCTTTCAATAAAGACTGGTGGGTGCAGTGAAGATTGTTCTTACTGCCCTCAGTCATCAAGATATGATACTGGATTGAAGGCCCAGAAATTGATGAACAAAGATGCTGTCCTAGAAGCAGCAAAAAAG GCAAAAGAGGCTGGGAGCACCCGTTTTTGCATGGGAGCTGCATGGAGAGAAACCATCGGAAGGAAAACAAATTTCAATCAGATTCTTGAATATGTCAAGGAAATAAG GGGTATGGGCATGGAGGTCTGTTGCACGCTGGGCATGATAGAGAAACAACAGGCTGAAGAACTGAAGAAGGCTGGACTTACAGCATACAATCATAACCTTGATACATCAAGAGAGTATTACCCCAATATTATTACCACAAGATCATATGATGATAGACTGCAGACTCTCCAGCATGTTCGTGAAGCTGGAATAAGCATCTGTTCAG GTGGAATAATTGGTCTCGGAGAAGCAGAGGACGACCGTGTGGGGTTGTTGCATACACTAGCCACCTTGCCTACACACCCAGAAAGTGTTCCTATTAATGCATTGGTTGCTGTAAAAGGCACACCTCTTGAGGATCAGAAG CCTGTAGAGATCTGGGAAATGATCCGCATGATTGCCACTGCTCGGATCGTGATGCCAAAGGCAATGGTGAGGCTTTCGGCAGGCCGCGTACGGTTCTCCATGCCAGAACAAGCGCTCTGCTTCCTTGCTGGGGCCAACTCTATATTTGCCGGTGAGAAACTTCTGACTACCGCGAACAATGACTTCAATGCAGACCAGGCAATGTTCAAGATACTAGGTCTTATCCCCAAGGCCCCAAGCTTTGGTGACGAAGAGGCGGTAGCTCCTGCTGAGGCCGAGAGGCCTGAACAAGCTGCTTCAATGTAG
- the LOC120703393 gene encoding amino acid transporter AVT6A-like yields the protein MGGGGGGNERFPGGSDPLLPTKREGEEDDAGASAFHEFDGASFAGAVFNLSTTIVGAGIMALPATMKVLGLVPGLVMIVLAALLTDASIELLVRFSRAVGARSYGAAMGDAFGWWGRRLLQVCVVINNVGVMIVYMIIIGDVLSGTDSGGEHHYGVLEGWFGMHWWNGRFFVLLVTTLCIFTPLACLKRIDSLSYTSTISVALAVVFVIITAGIAIVKLIGGQIPMPKLFPVVPDLASVWELFTAVPVLVTAYVCHYNVHPIHNELKDSSQIRPIVHTSLTLCSTIYITTSFFGYLLFGESTLSDVLSNFDSNLGIPYSSVLNDAVRVSYAVHLMLVFPMIFHALRLNLDGLLFASARPLSSDNRRFSAMTAVLLLVIFGSANFIPSIWDAFQFTGATAAVCIAFIFPAAITLRDPQGIAKKWDKILAVFMIVLAVVSNVVAVYSDAYKMFHKKSAPSQA from the exons atgggcggcggcggcggtggcaacgAGCGCTTCCCGGGGGGAAGCGACCCGCTGCTCCCGACGAagcgggagggggaggaggacgacgccggCGCCTCCGCGTTCCACGAGTTCGACGGGGCATCCTTCGCCGGCGCGGTGTTCAACCTCTCCACCACCATCGTCGGCGCGGGCATCATGGCGCTGCCGGCCACCATGAAGGTGCTCGGCCTCGTGCCGGGGCTCGTCATGATAGTGCTCGCCGCGCTCCTCACCGACGCCTCCATCGAGTTGCTCGTGAGGTTCAGCCGCGCCGTGGGGGCGCGGTCCTACGGCGCCGCCATGGGGGATGCCTTCGGGTGGTGGGGCAGGAGGCTGCTCCAGGTCTGCGTCGTCATCAACAACGTCGGTGTTATGATCGTCTACATGATCATTATTG GTGATGTGCTTTCTGGAACTGATTCTGGTGGTGAACACCACTATGGTGTTCTAGAAGGATGGTTCGGCATGCACTGGTGGAATGGGCGTTTCTTTGTTCTCCTGGTTACAACCCTTTGTATTTTTACTCCACTAGCATGCTTGAAGCGTATTG ATTCATTGAGCTATACGTCCACAATATCTGTAGCTTTGGCTGTTGTATTCGTTATCATTACTGCAGGCATTGCTATTGTCAAGTTGATAGGTGGACAAATTCCAATGCCCAAATTGTTTCCGGTGGTTCCAGATTTGGCATCTGTTTGGGAACTTTTTACAGCAGTACCAGTTCTTGTCACTGCTTATGTTTGCCATTACAATG TTCACCCAATTCATAATGAGCTAAAGGACTCTTCGCAGATAAGGCCAATAGTGCATACATCATTGACACTGTGCTCGACTATCTACATCACAACAAGTTTCTTTGGATACCTCCTCTTTGGCGAGTCTACGCTCTCTGATGTGCTCTCAAACTTTGATTCAAATCTTGGGATCCCATATAGTTCAGTTCTAAATGATGCTGTCAGAGTGAGCTATGCTGTTCACCTTATGCTCGTGTTCCCTATGATATTCCATGCACTGCGTCTTAATTTGGATGGGCTTCTCTTCGCATCTGCAAGGCCTCTGTCTTCTGACAACAGAAGATTTAGTGCAATGACAGCAGTGCTCCTCCTGGTGATTTTTGGGTCTGCAAACTTCATTCCTAGTATATGGGATGCCTTTCAATTTACTGGAGCTACTGCTgctgtttgtattgcctttatTTTCCCAGCTGCAATCACTCTAAG GGATCCACAAGGTATAGCAAAGAAGTGGGACAAGATTTTGGCTGTCTTCATGATTGTTCTTGCGGTTGTATCAAATGTAGTAGCGGTGTACAGCGATGCCTACAAAATGTTCCACAAGAAAAGTGCTCCTTCCCAGGCCTGA